From the genome of Desulfobaculum xiamenense, one region includes:
- the caiC gene encoding crotonobetaine/carnitine-CoA ligase, translated as MDIVGGKNLRHMWDDLARTHGDKTALVFEDIEGATSAFSYAQLNCEINRAANLFLGLGIGKGDRVAVQLYNTPEFIFCWFGLAKIGAITVPVNVHYLHNESEYLINKCGAKTVVTEEKFYPVFERLQREGKIALDNVLVTRLDDNHDIPGTINFRRALREQPAALKEIVPLSSDDAAEIIFTSGTTSRPKGVVITHYNLLFAGRYTAWQCALRTDDRYMTMMPAFHIDFQCTAAMPTFSTGATFIMLEKYSAHRFWRQVCLHRATITECIPLMVRTLMLQPAQTWEKDHCLREVFFYLNLADQEKDAFMERFGVRFLTSYGMTETVVGIIGDRPGDERRWPSIGRTGLCYEAKIVGEDGLEVPPLTPGEICVKGVPGRTIFKEYYNAPEATAEVLSADGWLRTGDTGYMDEDGFFYFIDRNKNVIKRSGENISGSEIENVLVCHPKIVDAAVVGVPDDICDEAVKAFVILKEGETASVEEILDYCTKRLAKFKVPSFIEIRTSFPRTSTGKVQKNVLKNECVECSGSLAADDWCAAVH; from the coding sequence ATGGATATTGTTGGAGGAAAGAACCTACGCCATATGTGGGACGATCTGGCCCGCACCCATGGCGACAAGACAGCGCTGGTCTTCGAGGACATCGAAGGCGCAACCAGCGCGTTCTCCTACGCGCAGCTCAACTGCGAAATCAACCGGGCGGCGAATCTCTTTCTTGGTCTCGGCATCGGCAAGGGCGACAGGGTTGCGGTTCAGCTCTACAACACCCCGGAATTCATATTCTGCTGGTTCGGCCTTGCGAAGATCGGTGCGATCACGGTTCCCGTCAATGTGCACTACCTGCACAACGAAAGCGAATATCTCATCAACAAGTGCGGTGCGAAGACCGTCGTCACCGAAGAGAAATTTTATCCCGTTTTCGAAAGACTCCAGCGCGAAGGCAAGATCGCTCTGGACAACGTCCTCGTGACCCGGCTGGACGATAACCATGACATCCCGGGAACCATCAACTTCCGCCGGGCCCTGCGCGAGCAGCCGGCCGCGTTGAAGGAGATCGTTCCCTTGAGCAGCGACGACGCTGCCGAAATAATTTTCACCTCGGGCACCACGAGCAGGCCCAAGGGTGTCGTCATCACCCATTACAACCTCTTGTTCGCCGGACGCTACACCGCGTGGCAGTGCGCCTTGAGGACCGATGATCGATACATGACCATGATGCCTGCCTTTCACATCGACTTCCAGTGTACCGCCGCCATGCCGACCTTCAGTACCGGCGCGACGTTCATCATGCTGGAGAAGTACAGTGCCCACCGGTTCTGGCGGCAGGTCTGCCTGCATCGCGCCACCATCACGGAATGCATTCCGCTCATGGTCCGGACGCTGATGCTGCAACCCGCCCAGACCTGGGAGAAGGACCACTGCCTGCGCGAAGTGTTCTTCTACCTGAACCTCGCCGATCAGGAGAAGGACGCGTTTATGGAGCGCTTCGGCGTCCGTTTCCTGACCTCCTATGGCATGACCGAGACCGTCGTCGGCATCATCGGCGACCGCCCCGGCGACGAGCGCCGCTGGCCGTCCATCGGCCGCACCGGCCTGTGCTACGAGGCGAAGATCGTGGGCGAGGACGGCCTTGAGGTGCCGCCGCTGACCCCCGGCGAAATCTGCGTCAAGGGTGTGCCGGGCAGAACCATCTTCAAGGAATACTACAACGCCCCCGAGGCGACCGCCGAAGTCCTGAGCGCCGATGGCTGGCTGCGTACCGGTGACACCGGCTACATGGACGAGGACGGATTCTTCTACTTCATCGATCGCAACAAGAATGTGATCAAGCGCTCCGGCGAGAACATCTCCGGCAGCGAAATCGAGAACGTTCTCGTGTGCCATCCGAAGATCGTGGACGCAGCCGTTGTCGGCGTGCCGGATGACATCTGCGACGAGGCGGTGAAGGCCTTCGTCATCCTGAAGGAAGGGGAGACGGCCAGTGTCGAGGAAATCCTCGACTACTGCACCAAGCGGCTCGCCAAGTTCAAGGTGCCGTCCTTCATCGAAATCAGAACGTCATTTCCCAGAACGAGCACCGGCAAGGTGCAGAAGAACGTTCTGAAGAATGAGTGTGTTGAATGCAGCGGCTCGCTCGCTGCTGATGATTGGTGCGCTGCGGTGCATTAG
- a CDS encoding MaoC/PaaZ C-terminal domain-containing protein, which yields MALKLDMQGKTYGPFVRKYDFKDLILFALGCGAGFDGKTDLEYVYEKDLKILPMFAAMPIVDSEVTKTIDYGFNWGGSLHWGFDLQIHEPMTALSGTLSTHVLLKALYDRGEGRGLLAQHIGETFDENGTKLFTNESWDCALYDGGWGGPKAPKDVVEIPEREPDFEVVEEVALNRALIYRLSGDYHPQHIDWEYAQKFGHPKPNLHAVSTAGLACRHIINTLFPGQPERLTRFKTRITKSLYPGCTVKTQMWKWSDNSIHFRVIDAERPEIAYLNYALAEWK from the coding sequence ATGGCATTGAAGTTGGACATGCAGGGCAAGACCTACGGCCCGTTCGTGCGCAAGTACGATTTCAAGGACCTGATCCTGTTCGCTCTCGGTTGTGGCGCTGGTTTCGACGGTAAGACCGACCTCGAGTACGTCTACGAGAAGGACCTGAAGATCCTTCCCATGTTCGCCGCCATGCCCATCGTTGACAGCGAAGTCACCAAGACCATCGACTACGGTTTCAACTGGGGCGGTTCCCTGCACTGGGGCTTCGACCTTCAGATCCACGAGCCGATGACCGCTCTGTCCGGCACTCTGAGCACCCACGTGCTGCTCAAGGCCCTCTACGACCGCGGCGAAGGCCGTGGCCTGCTGGCCCAGCACATCGGCGAGACCTTCGACGAGAACGGCACCAAGCTCTTCACCAACGAGAGCTGGGACTGCGCCCTCTACGACGGCGGCTGGGGTGGCCCCAAGGCCCCGAAGGACGTTGTCGAGATTCCCGAGCGTGAGCCCGACTTCGAGGTTGTCGAAGAGGTCGCCCTCAACCGCGCCCTGATCTACCGCCTGTCCGGCGACTACCATCCCCAGCACATCGACTGGGAGTACGCCCAGAAGTTCGGCCATCCCAAGCCGAACCTGCACGCGGTCAGCACCGCCGGTCTGGCTTGCCGCCACATCATCAATACCCTGTTCCCCGGTCAGCCGGAGCGCCTCACCCGCTTCAAGACCCGCATCACCAAGTCCCTGTACCCCGGCTGCACCGTGAAGACCCAGATGTGGAAGTGGAGCGACAACAGCATCCATTTCCGCGTCATCGACGCCGAACGGCCCGAAATCGCGTACCTCAACTACGCTCTGGCCGAGTGGAAGTAA